From Acidobacteriota bacterium, a single genomic window includes:
- the crcB gene encoding fluoride efflux transporter CrcB, which produces MTRILSIAAGGALGSVARYLINVSPLHRLFDKFPFPTFFINVTGSFAIGFLLILFTDKLQVSDNFRFAVMVGFLGAFTTFSTFELEIWGLVKENQFLTAFLYLFLSVALGFAGVIAGASLARKF; this is translated from the coding sequence CTGACAAGAATCCTTTCAATCGCCGCCGGCGGAGCCCTCGGTTCGGTGGCGCGCTATCTGATCAACGTCTCGCCGCTTCATCGGCTTTTCGACAAGTTCCCGTTTCCGACTTTTTTCATCAACGTCACGGGCTCGTTCGCGATCGGATTTCTGCTTATTCTTTTCACAGACAAACTCCAGGTCAGCGACAACTTCCGCTTCGCGGTTATGGTCGGATTTCTCGGCGCGTTCACGACGTTCTCGACATTCGAACTCGAGATCTGGGGGCTGGTCAAGGAAAACCAGTTCTTGACCGCATTCCTTTACCTGTTCCTCAGCGTCGCCCTCGGATTCGCCGGAGTCATTGCCGGCGCCAGTCTGGCACGAAAATTCTGA